The following coding sequences are from one Plasmodium knowlesi strain H genome assembly, chromosome: 9 window:
- a CDS encoding TMEM65 domain-containing protein, putative yields the protein MCVQHLSRRLSNSNSFFLQQKRRNLIALHNSAINNFLKKSLSCKVRFNQHHPRRQFTQLSNFSNLKKNVKYVYSFRSTEQKNVFLEKCFFHLTPKYHLQSQITRSLKIKQSIHLIRRKKRKEHRNYYKYGIAANHKNGNSSQSVFQVGEYSQQRNGRAEGKQLMNQNIHSARHTFSGHNITRERHTQCRWSTNASSFHTKIIKRPRGAKLRSSHLMGRITRRIRHVETSKEDGNFPSSGQSPVHLEQNTKARERDQPNGEDTYVKEKGASCEINKNETNPNEHVGNSPPKAQNKGDHTNRSKKNDKQVTKKGDYYSCKDAEKTFEEKSHEKGEMNIKRHDLILVALSGCIPFICFGFVDNSFMIIAGDLFDSTFCVFLGFSTLAAAGLGNLTSDVLGIFIGGYIEKIIVYIGFPRINLTNKQLKMNRTRRYYYIGSAIGIAVGCLLGMIPLLFIDSNKLEEKKKRQKKKKINNKIINVDKTLFQLVSTQLPNFLNSNYAFLFVLDEGARNFYSMVNTTIVRLPLDEDIIGHVYKKGKLINYESGSLMKNFSHSYKPSTQRDEVRENLLENGEAKLSIPGGAPEDCMNSENSLHFLKNQNFYINGKRIDVHQVIAAPVFALDESIKAVVVALNAKDNVSFSEKDAQFLSMFCSHISQELEEAKGLDGTLRLCKKIVYD from the exons ATGTGTGTCCAACATTTATCCCGCCGTCTATCGAATAGCAACTCCTTTTTCCTAcaacagaaaaggagaaatctCATCGCACTACACAATTCAGCgataaataatttccttaaaaaatcTTTAAGCTGCAAGGTGCGTTTCAATCAGCACCATCCGCGCCGGCAGTTCACTCAATTAagtaatttttccaatttaaaaaaaaacgtgaaaTATGTGTACAGCTTCCGCTCCacggaacaaaaaaatgtatttctcGAAAAGTGTTTTTTTCACCTAACCCCCAAGTATCACTTACAAAGTCAGATAACAAGATCCcttaaaataaagcaaagcATTCATTTGAttaggagaaagaaaaggaaggaacatCGAAACTATTATAAGTATGGGATAGCGGCCAatcacaaaaatgggaattcATCACAATCAGTTTTTCAGGTAGGGGAATATTCACAACAGAGGAACGGCAGGGCAGAGGGAAAACAACTGATGAATCAAAATATTCATTCTGCCCGACATACTTTTTCTGGACACAACATAACCCGGGAAAGGCACACTCAATGCCGATGGAGCACCAACGCTAGCTCATTTCACACGAAAATAATCAAACGTCCAAGGGGTGCAAAATTGAGGAGTTCCCATCTGATGGGTAGAATAACGAGAAGGATCAGACACGTTGAAACGTCGAAGGAGGATGGGAATTTCCCCTCCAGTGGGCAATCGCCTGTGCACCTTGAACAGAATACGAAGGCGCGTGAACGTGATCAGCCAAATGGTGAAGACACGTacgtgaaggaaaaaggagcaagttgcgaaattaacaaaaatgaaacgaaTCCAAATGAGCATGTGGGAAACTCACCCCCCAAAGCACAAAACAAAGGGGACCACACAAACAGAAGCAAAAAGAACGACAAACAGgttacaaaaaagggagactACTACAGCTGCAAAGATGCTGAAAAAACGTTTGAAGAAAAATCCCacgaaaagggagaaatgaaTATAAAGAGGCACGACTTAATCTTAGTAGCCCTCTCAGGGTGCATTCCATTTATCTGTTTCGGCTTTGTTGATAACTCCTTTATGATTATAGCAGGGGATTTATTTGATTCTACCTTCTGCGTTTTTCTAGGATTCAGCACCTTGGCTGCAGCAGGCTTGGGAAATCTAACGAGCGATGTTTTAGGAATCTTCATTGGAGGGtacatagaaaaaataatcgtCTATATAGGATTCCCCAGAATAAATTTAACTAATAAACAGCTTAAAATGAATAGAACGAGACGTTATTACTATATAGGAAGTGCCATAGGAATAGCAGTAGGGTGTCTACTAGGCATGATTCCTCTTCTCTTTATCGATAGTAACaaattagaagaaaaaaaaaaaagacagaaaaaaaaaaaaataaataataaaattatcaaTGTGGATAAAACTCTCTTCCAATTGGTTTCCACTCAGCTTCCAAACTTTCTTAATTCAAATTatgcttttttatttgttcttgatgAAGGCGCTCGCAATTTTTATTCTATGGTTAATACCACCATTGTACGGTTACCCCTTGATGAGGACATCATTGGTCATGtatataaaaagggaaaacttATCAACTACGAAAGTGGCAGCCTCATGAagaatttttctcattcgtATAAGCCCAGTACGCAGAGGGATGAAGTCCGGGAAAATTTACTTGAGAACGGGGAGGCAAAACTATCCATCCCAGGGGGCGCACCAGAAGATTGTATGAACAGTGAAAATTCTCTGCATTTTCTCAAAAACCAGAACTTCTACATCAACGGAAAGAGAATTGATGTCCACCAGGTCATTGCGGCACCGGTGTTTGCCCTAGAT GAATCTATTAAAGCTGTCGTGGTAGCTCTCAACGCAAAGGATAACGTTTCCTTCTCCGAAAAAGACGCCCAGTTCCTCAGCATGTTCTGCTCGCATATATCGCAGGAGCTGGAGGAAGCCAAGGGGCTGGACGGAACCCTAAG GCTGTGCAAAAAAATAGTATAcgactaa